One genomic segment of Nitrospira sp. includes these proteins:
- the queA gene encoding tRNA preQ1(34) S-adenosylmethionine ribosyltransferase-isomerase QueA: protein MNLSEFDFPFDPALIASEPVLPRHAARLLCLDPRTGALSNRHVADLPELLAPGDLLVVNDTKVLAARLSGRKQPTGTVVDVLFVKDLGDAVWEVMLKGHFRVGQTILFEGDARATVVQRDEHGTKIKVVSPVPVVDFLRAHGCMPLPPYIKRSAQPEDQVWYQTCFADREGAIAAPTAGLHFTPELMVRLRERGVETSAVTLHVGPGTFKPVVVERIEEHQMGEEWFEVSERTVAAILRTKRAGGRVVAVGTTVVRALESAAQQAGGLQPTAGESRLFISPGFHFNAVDALMTNFHLPRTTLLMLVSALAGVEMMRKAYAEAVEQRYRFYSYGDAMLIL from the coding sequence ATGAATCTCTCTGAATTCGATTTTCCGTTCGATCCCGCACTGATCGCCTCCGAGCCGGTACTGCCTCGCCATGCAGCGCGCTTGCTGTGTCTCGACCCACGGACAGGAGCCTTGTCGAATCGGCATGTGGCCGATCTTCCGGAGTTGTTGGCGCCCGGGGATCTGCTTGTGGTGAACGACACGAAGGTCTTGGCCGCTCGTCTGTCCGGACGTAAACAGCCGACAGGCACGGTTGTGGATGTGCTGTTCGTCAAAGACCTCGGCGATGCGGTCTGGGAGGTGATGCTCAAAGGTCATTTTCGCGTGGGCCAGACGATCCTGTTTGAGGGGGATGCTCGTGCGACGGTCGTACAGCGGGATGAGCATGGCACGAAAATCAAGGTTGTGAGCCCGGTTCCGGTTGTCGACTTCCTGCGGGCTCACGGGTGTATGCCGCTTCCCCCCTATATCAAGCGTTCGGCGCAGCCGGAGGATCAGGTCTGGTATCAAACCTGTTTTGCGGATCGAGAGGGGGCGATCGCGGCTCCGACGGCCGGTCTGCACTTCACGCCGGAGCTTATGGTTCGCTTGCGGGAACGGGGTGTTGAGACATCAGCGGTGACGTTGCATGTAGGACCTGGGACCTTTAAGCCGGTAGTCGTCGAGCGAATTGAGGAACATCAAATGGGAGAGGAATGGTTTGAAGTGAGTGAGCGGACGGTAGCGGCAATCCTCAGGACGAAACGAGCCGGAGGACGAGTCGTTGCGGTCGGGACCACCGTGGTCCGTGCGCTCGAATCGGCTGCGCAGCAGGCCGGAGGGCTTCAGCCGACAGCCGGGGAGAGCCGGCTGTTTATCTCGCCGGGATTTCACTTCAATGCGGTTGATGCTCTCATGACGAATTTTCACCTCCCTCGCACGACGCTTCTGATGCTGGTCTCTGCGCTAGCCGGCGTGGAGATGATGCGGAAAGCCTATGCTGAAGCGGTGGAACAGCGCTATCGCTTTTATAGCTATGGCGATGCGATGCTGATCCTCTAA
- a CDS encoding DUF2905 domain-containing protein, with protein sequence MGEWGAFGKLLIAAGCGLVVVGLLFVLSDRIPGLSGWFGWVGKLPGDISIQRDHFSFYVPLGTSLVISIGLSLLFYLLSWLFRR encoded by the coding sequence ATGGGCGAATGGGGCGCCTTCGGGAAGCTCCTGATTGCAGCCGGGTGCGGATTGGTCGTGGTGGGACTGCTGTTCGTCCTGAGCGACCGGATTCCGGGGTTGAGTGGATGGTTTGGGTGGGTCGGGAAACTGCCGGGCGACATTTCAATTCAGCGCGATCATTTCTCCTTTTATGTTCCCCTTGGGACTAGTCTGGTGATTAGTATCGGACTAAGTCTGCTATTCTATCTTTTATCATGGCTATTCAGACGATAG
- a CDS encoding SurA N-terminal domain-containing protein, translating to MIKVMRDASHNHPWLLKSIMGILAIAFVITMGWWGFGDQPGNTVATVGDLAVTRDEFRRAYENMYRFYKEKVPGEFKDETIKQFVIEQLVDNRLWLMAAKDMGITVSDGDLREMIVQVPEFQKNGAFDPELYQRLLAANHLTPKVFEEAQAKEILGNKARMFVRDAVALTPSEISEGQALMTRQPDADPTKATAAKDRVLEDMLFQKQQRALVAFQESLKGKIPVKVHRELL from the coding sequence ATGATCAAGGTAATGCGGGACGCATCGCACAATCATCCCTGGCTGTTGAAATCAATCATGGGCATCCTGGCCATCGCCTTTGTGATTACCATGGGCTGGTGGGGATTCGGGGACCAGCCGGGAAACACCGTCGCCACCGTCGGCGATTTGGCCGTCACGCGCGATGAGTTTCGGCGCGCCTACGAGAACATGTACCGCTTCTACAAAGAAAAAGTGCCGGGAGAGTTCAAGGACGAAACGATCAAGCAATTTGTGATCGAACAACTCGTCGACAACCGCCTCTGGCTGATGGCCGCGAAAGACATGGGTATCACCGTCTCCGACGGAGACCTGCGCGAAATGATCGTGCAAGTCCCGGAATTTCAAAAAAACGGGGCATTCGATCCGGAGCTCTACCAGCGACTCCTGGCCGCGAACCATCTCACCCCCAAAGTCTTTGAAGAGGCGCAGGCCAAAGAAATCCTCGGCAATAAGGCGAGGATGTTTGTCCGGGATGCCGTCGCCTTAACGCCGTCGGAGATCTCCGAAGGACAGGCCCTGATGACCAGGCAGCCGGACGCTGACCCCACGAAAGCCACCGCCGCAAAGGATCGCGTGCTGGAAGATATGCTCTTCCAAAAGCAGCAGCGCGCGCTGGTAGCGTTTCAGGAGTCGCTCAAAGGCAAAATCCCCGTTAAGGTTCATCGGGAACTGCTGTAA
- a CDS encoding SpoIID/LytB domain-containing protein — MAIQTIGHLGRLAGLWAVCGAVFTLSAPVQAAESIRVLLASDVHRLEVRAESAVWLTDGQSRSHSYNTALHIELRGAALLVNGTRVAGEQFTLRAGEHDLKLWLPRVPGGSHGAVLHPADERGALHVSGLVHVVRRGKGLLVINQVDLEEYVKGVVPAEVNSTWHREMLKVQAVAARTYALYQHMLSASRDYDVAASIQDQVYRGRQGVDARVQEAVESTRGLVVTHDGAPIYAAFSSTAAGITEDAMVVWSKDLPYLKGVECPFDVASPYYQWKASFRVTTLERNLRHQGFSVGTIATMTPVGFSRAGRVSKLRILHSKGELILRGEDLRKAVGYTVVPSTQFTIESMGQDIVLAGYGAGHAVGLCQWGAKELAELGYSFSSILRYYYPGTELQNVALTKMPPVPSS, encoded by the coding sequence ATGGCTATTCAGACGATAGGACATCTTGGTCGGTTGGCAGGTCTCTGGGCGGTGTGCGGGGCGGTCTTCACCCTCAGCGCGCCGGTTCAAGCGGCTGAGTCCATTCGGGTCTTACTGGCGTCCGATGTCCACCGACTCGAGGTGCGCGCCGAAAGTGCGGTGTGGCTCACCGACGGACAGAGTCGGTCGCATTCGTACAATACGGCTCTGCATATCGAGTTGCGCGGGGCGGCGCTCCTCGTCAACGGGACGCGGGTGGCGGGGGAGCAGTTTACGCTGCGTGCGGGCGAGCATGACCTAAAGCTCTGGTTGCCACGTGTGCCCGGTGGGAGCCATGGCGCTGTGCTGCATCCTGCCGATGAGCGGGGCGCTCTCCATGTGAGCGGACTGGTGCATGTCGTCCGGCGCGGGAAAGGCCTGCTCGTGATCAATCAGGTGGATCTTGAGGAGTATGTGAAAGGGGTGGTGCCTGCTGAAGTCAATTCGACCTGGCACCGCGAAATGCTCAAAGTGCAGGCCGTGGCGGCGCGAACTTACGCGCTGTATCAGCATATGCTGAGCGCGTCGCGTGACTATGATGTGGCGGCGAGTATTCAGGATCAGGTCTATCGAGGACGGCAGGGAGTGGACGCGCGTGTACAGGAAGCGGTGGAATCGACCCGTGGCCTGGTGGTGACCCATGATGGCGCGCCGATCTATGCCGCGTTTTCTTCGACTGCGGCAGGAATCACCGAGGATGCGATGGTGGTCTGGTCGAAGGATCTGCCGTATCTGAAAGGCGTGGAATGTCCTTTCGATGTGGCGTCTCCGTACTACCAGTGGAAGGCGTCCTTCAGAGTGACCACGCTGGAGCGTAATCTGAGGCATCAGGGATTTTCGGTGGGGACGATCGCCACGATGACGCCGGTGGGCTTCAGTCGTGCCGGGCGGGTTTCTAAGCTGCGCATCCTGCATTCCAAGGGCGAACTTATCTTGCGTGGTGAGGATCTTCGGAAGGCGGTTGGATATACCGTTGTGCCGAGTACGCAGTTCACGATCGAGTCTATGGGGCAGGACATTGTGTTGGCAGGATACGGCGCCGGGCATGCCGTAGGGCTCTGTCAGTGGGGTGCGAAGGAGCTAGCGGAGCTCGGGTATTCCTTCTCCTCGATCCTACGGTACTACTATCCCGGCACTGAGTTGCAGAATGTGGCATTGACGAAAATGCCCCCGGTTCCGAGTTCCTAG
- a CDS encoding rod shape-determining protein has translation MGFTGDVFGWFSNDLAIDLGTATTLVYVHGKGIVLNEPSVVAVEKKTEKVLAVGADAKKMLGRTPGNIVAVRPMKEGVIADFEMAEQMLKHFIRKAHNRSAFVRPRIIIGVPSRITQVEQRAVRDSAELAGAREVYLIEEPVAAAIGAGLPITEPSGNMVVDVGGGTTDIAVISLGGIVYSESVKVAGDRMDEAIMNYIKKKYNLLIGEHMAERVKFEIGSAYPFEERKTMMIKGRDLISGIPRTLVVDDAEIREALQEPIGTIVNAIKVALENTPPELAGDIIDRGIVLTGGGSLLKGMDTRFREETNLPIITVDDPLTSVVLGVGKILDELDLLRKVSVMSQCSSLR, from the coding sequence GTGGGGTTCACGGGAGATGTGTTCGGATGGTTTTCCAACGATCTTGCGATCGATTTGGGAACAGCGACGACGCTGGTATATGTGCATGGAAAAGGCATTGTCCTGAACGAGCCCTCGGTGGTGGCGGTGGAAAAGAAAACCGAGAAGGTCCTGGCGGTCGGTGCCGATGCGAAAAAGATGCTCGGCCGAACCCCCGGGAATATTGTCGCAGTCCGGCCGATGAAAGAAGGCGTGATTGCCGACTTCGAGATGGCCGAGCAGATGCTCAAGCATTTCATCCGCAAGGCGCATAATCGGAGCGCCTTTGTGCGGCCGCGGATCATCATCGGCGTGCCTTCGCGCATCACCCAGGTGGAGCAACGCGCGGTTCGTGACTCAGCCGAATTGGCCGGTGCGCGAGAGGTCTATCTGATCGAAGAGCCGGTGGCGGCCGCCATCGGGGCAGGACTTCCGATTACCGAACCGTCCGGCAACATGGTGGTGGATGTGGGCGGTGGGACAACGGACATCGCGGTGATTTCACTCGGCGGTATCGTCTATAGCGAGTCGGTGAAGGTGGCCGGCGATCGGATGGACGAAGCGATCATGAATTACATCAAGAAGAAGTACAACTTGCTCATCGGCGAGCATATGGCGGAGCGGGTCAAGTTCGAAATCGGATCGGCCTATCCCTTCGAAGAGCGCAAGACGATGATGATCAAGGGGCGGGACCTGATTTCCGGCATTCCCCGCACGCTGGTGGTCGATGATGCCGAAATTCGAGAAGCGTTGCAGGAACCGATCGGAACGATCGTCAATGCCATCAAGGTTGCGTTGGAAAACACTCCGCCGGAATTGGCGGGAGATATTATTGACCGCGGAATCGTGCTGACAGGTGGAGGCTCCCTGCTGAAGGGGATGGATACACGATTCCGTGAAGAGACAAATTTGCCGATCATTACGGTCGATGACCCGCTCACGTCTGTGGTACTGGGGGTCGGGAAGATTCTGGACGAACTGGATCTTCTCCGTAAGGTGTCGGTCATGTCTCAATGCAGTAGCCTCCGGTAA